One Aethina tumida isolate Nest 87 chromosome 5, icAetTumi1.1, whole genome shotgun sequence genomic window carries:
- the LOC109606498 gene encoding polymerase delta-interacting protein 3 isoform X2, producing the protein MANRVQGNKNAKFRNAKNKKITGGIKKKVVKARVQDARQKIIQKKRTTVVDARDVLAKMAKTKDARSKLNKIRENQPGRSRANENVKVIGGHIVQKTDRNGKISLTTNKPKPKSDMNMTIRKQLGLVAQGRVSPKKSPVKRHVAQKANPPLHIKKTIMNNIDLAPLNARLQRMERLYDSGLYKWTNPDIRTASQMIGSLDPHRHIATSNILTNGWPEYPIMAKKPGRLLQTSYIDLDAVDDEEMPLMPPLRQPIALQGTSRLSNIHSRLDSHPIPTETTHGILGQTKTKVVVPAGHRIVVSNLQSTVSQDDIKELFEDIGQLLAARLVRPGVAEVIYRSLKDAQKAVDTYHNRQLDGQPMKCLLYSR; encoded by the exons ATGGCGAACAGAGTACAAGG AAACAAAAACGCCAAGTTCAGGAATGCGAAGAACAAGAAAATCACGGGCGGTATCAAAAAGAAGGTGGTCAAGGCCCGTGTGCAAGATGCCAGACAGAAGATCATACAGAAAAAACGAACGACAGTGGTCGATGCCCGCGACGTCCTGGCGAAAATGGCCAAAACTAAAGACGCCCGCAGCAAACTCAACAAAATAAGGGAAAATCAGCCCGGTCGTTCCCGTGCCAACGAAAATGTTAAAGTAATTGGAGGCCACATTGTTCAAAAAACGGATCGCAACGGCAAAATCAGCCTGACAACAAACAAACCGAAGCCGAAGTCTGATATGAATATGACCATTAGAAAGCAATTGGGGTTGGTAGCTCAAGGACGAGTCAGTCCTAAAAAATCGCCGGTCAAAAGACATGTGGCGCAGAAAGCTAATCCCCCATTACACATTAAGAAAactattatgaataatattgatttggcACCTTTAAATGCCAGGTTACAAAGGATGGAACGGCTGTATGATAGTGGTTTGTACAAGTGGACCAACCCAGATATCAGAACAGCCTCACAGATGATTGGGTCTTTAGATCCTCACAGACATATTGCCACTAGCAATATTTTAACCAATGGGTGGCCTGAATATCCCATCATGGCCAAAAA GCCTGGGAGGTTGCTACAAACAAGTTACATAGATTTAGATGCTGTTGATGATGAGGAAATGCCATTAATGCCTCCACTGAGACAACCTATAGCTTTGCAAGGGACCTCCAGACTATCAAACATTCATTCTAGATTAGACAGTCACCCGATACCAACTGAAACAACACATGGAATTTTAGGCCAGACCAAAACTAAAGTTGTTGTTCCAGCTGGTCACAGGATTGTTGTCTCAAATTTGCAGAGTACGGTTTCACAAGATGATATAAAG GAGTTGTTTGAAGATATTGGGCAGTTATTGGCGGCCCGTTTGGTCCGTCCTGGTGTCGCCGAGGTGATCTACAGGAGTCTGAAGGATGCGCAGAAGGCGGTCGACACGTATCACAACCGACAGTTGGACGGGCAACCGATGAAATGCCTTCTG TACAGCCGCTAG
- the LOC109606498 gene encoding polymerase delta-interacting protein 3 isoform X1, whose amino-acid sequence MANRVQGNKNAKFRNAKNKKITGGIKKKVVKARVQDARQKIIQKKRTTVVDARDVLAKMAKTKDARSKLNKIRENQPGRSRANENVKVIGGHIVQKTDRNGKISLTTNKPKPKSDMNMTIRKQLGLVAQGRVSPKKSPVKRHVAQKANPPLHIKKTIMNNIDLAPLNARLQRMERLYDSGLYKWTNPDIRTASQMIGSLDPHRHIATSNILTNGWPEYPIMAKKPGRLLQTSYIDLDAVDDEEMPLMPPLRQPIALQGTSRLSNIHSRLDSHPIPTETTHGILGQTKTKVVVPAGHRIVVSNLQSTVSQDDIKELFEDIGQLLAARLVRPGVAEVIYRSLKDAQKAVDTYHNRQLDGQPMKCLLVNKRPLNHPTAPALSKTDSQGTAARSALESSDSAKLVPDINTIHKVLFQRK is encoded by the exons ATGGCGAACAGAGTACAAGG AAACAAAAACGCCAAGTTCAGGAATGCGAAGAACAAGAAAATCACGGGCGGTATCAAAAAGAAGGTGGTCAAGGCCCGTGTGCAAGATGCCAGACAGAAGATCATACAGAAAAAACGAACGACAGTGGTCGATGCCCGCGACGTCCTGGCGAAAATGGCCAAAACTAAAGACGCCCGCAGCAAACTCAACAAAATAAGGGAAAATCAGCCCGGTCGTTCCCGTGCCAACGAAAATGTTAAAGTAATTGGAGGCCACATTGTTCAAAAAACGGATCGCAACGGCAAAATCAGCCTGACAACAAACAAACCGAAGCCGAAGTCTGATATGAATATGACCATTAGAAAGCAATTGGGGTTGGTAGCTCAAGGACGAGTCAGTCCTAAAAAATCGCCGGTCAAAAGACATGTGGCGCAGAAAGCTAATCCCCCATTACACATTAAGAAAactattatgaataatattgatttggcACCTTTAAATGCCAGGTTACAAAGGATGGAACGGCTGTATGATAGTGGTTTGTACAAGTGGACCAACCCAGATATCAGAACAGCCTCACAGATGATTGGGTCTTTAGATCCTCACAGACATATTGCCACTAGCAATATTTTAACCAATGGGTGGCCTGAATATCCCATCATGGCCAAAAA GCCTGGGAGGTTGCTACAAACAAGTTACATAGATTTAGATGCTGTTGATGATGAGGAAATGCCATTAATGCCTCCACTGAGACAACCTATAGCTTTGCAAGGGACCTCCAGACTATCAAACATTCATTCTAGATTAGACAGTCACCCGATACCAACTGAAACAACACATGGAATTTTAGGCCAGACCAAAACTAAAGTTGTTGTTCCAGCTGGTCACAGGATTGTTGTCTCAAATTTGCAGAGTACGGTTTCACAAGATGATATAAAG GAGTTGTTTGAAGATATTGGGCAGTTATTGGCGGCCCGTTTGGTCCGTCCTGGTGTCGCCGAGGTGATCTACAGGAGTCTGAAGGATGCGCAGAAGGCGGTCGACACGTATCACAACCGACAGTTGGACGGGCAACCGATGAAATGCCTTCTGGTAAATAAGCGACCATTAAATCACCCTACAGCTCCCGCACTCTCAAAGACAGATTCACAAGG TACAGCCGCTAGGAGTGCATTGGAATCGTCCGACTCTGCTAAGTTAGTGCCTGATATCAACACAATCCATAAAGTTTTGTTCCAGAGGAAATAA